One Skermanella pratensis genomic window, TGTTCAATGCATATCATGGAAGGCTACTTGCCGCCTCTCCATGCCGCGGCCTGGATGGTGGCCGCGGCGCCTTTCGTCGTCGCCGGCGTCCGCCGGATCAGGCGCGTGGTCGATGACCATCCCGAAACGAAGCTTCTGCTCGCCGCATCCGGCGCCTTCGCCTTCGTGCTGTCGGCGCTGAAGATCCCGTCGGTGACGGGAAGCTGCTCGCACCCGACCGGCGTCGGCCTGGGCGCCGTCCTGTTCGGGCCGAACGCCATGGCGGTGCTGGGCACCATCGTCCTGATGTTCCAGGCCCTGCTGCTGGCCCATGGCGGGCTGACCACGCTGGGCGCCAACGTCTTCTCCATGGCCGTCGTCGGTCCCTGGGTCGCCTATGGCGTCTGGCGTCTGGCCGCCGGCCTGGGCAGGAGCTTCGCGGTCTTCCTGGCCGCGGCGCTCGGCAACCTGGCGACCTATTGCACGACCTCGGTCCAGCTGGCCCTGGCCTTTCCCGACCCGCTGACCGGCTTCGGGGGGGCGCTGGTCAAGTTCCTGTCGATATTCGCGATCACCCAGGTGCCGCTCGCGGTGGTGGAGGGGATCCTGACGGTCGTAGTCGTCAATCTGCTGGTGCAGTATAGCCGCGACGAGCTGTCGGCGCTGGCGTTCGGAACCAAGGTGATGGGGGCGAAATGAGGGGGCGCAACGCAATTCTTCTCCTGGTGGCCGCCGCCATCGTGGTCCTGCCGCTGCTGGTCGTCGGCAATGCCGAGTTCTCCGGCGCCGATGGGCAGGCGCAGGACCTGATCGACCGGGCCGGATACCAGCCCTGGTTCGAGCCCCTGTGGGAACCGCCCAGCGGCGAAATCGAGAGCCTGCTGTTCTCGCTGCAGGCGGCACTCGGCGCCGGGCTGCTCGGTTACTATGTCGGCCTCCGGCGAGGACGGCGGGAAGGCGGACCGGACGATCGGCGGACGGAGCTTCATGCTGGCGATTGACCGCCACGCCTGGACCAACCGCTGGCACGACCTCCATCCGCTGGAAAAGCTGCTGCCCGCGCTCGGCATGCTGCTGGTGACCCTGGTCCTGCCGCCCTGGCCCACGGCACCGCTGTCGATCGCCGCCATGCTGGCACTGACCATCCTGGGAGCGGGCGTGCCGGTCGGGGCCGTGCTCGGCACGCTCGCGATCCCGCTCGGATTCCTGCTGACCGGCGCGCCGGTGCTGGCGCTGGCGGTCGATGTTTCCGACGGCCTGCATGTCGGGCTGGCGCCCGGCGGGCTGGAGGCGGCGGCTGCCGTGACCTTGCGGTCGCTTGCCGCGACTTCCTGCCTCGTCTTCCTGATCCTGACCACGCCCGTCGCCGACCTGATGCCGCTGCTGGGGCGGCTTGGCGTGCCGCGGCTGGTGCGTGACCTGATCCTGCTGACATACCGGCTGATCTTCGTCTTCCTGGACTGTGCCGCCACCGGCCGGCAGGCCCAGGTCGGCCGCCTCGGCTACGATGGTCCCCGGCGCAGCCTGCGCTCGGCCGGCTGGCTGGCGGGGAGCCTGTTCCAGCGCTCCCTCGCCCGCGGCCGGCGGCTGGAGATCGGGATGGCGGCGCGCGGTCTTGGCGGCGACCTGCCGCAGCCGGCCGACGACCGTGCGCTCTCGGCTTGGCGCCTGCTGGCGGGAGCGGCGCTGCCGCTCGGCATCGCGTCGGCGGCGCTCCTGGTGCGGCGGGGCGGATGATGCTGGAGGCGCAGGCGCTCCGCTACGACTATGCCGGCGGCATCGAGGCGCTGCGCGGCCTCGACCTCGCCGTCGGGCGGGGGCGCAGGCTGGCCCTGCTCGGGCCGAACGGCTGCGGCAAGACGACCCTGTTCCTGCACCTGAACGGCACCCTGAAGCCGCGCGGCGGGCGCGTGATGCGCGACGGATCGCCGGCGGGATACGACCGCCGTGCCCTCCGCGACTGGCGCAACCGGGTGGCCCTGGTGCTCCAGGATCCGGACGACCAGATCTTCGCCGCGACGGTCGCCCGCGACGTCGCTTTCGGGCCGCTCAACCTGGACCTTCCCGAAGCCGAGGTGCGCCGGCGGGTCACCGCCGCCCTGGCCGATCTCGGCATCGGGGATCTGGCCGACCGCCCGACCCATATGCTCAGCTTCGGCCAGAAGCGGCGCGTCGCCATCGCGGGCGCCCTGGCGATGCGGCCGGAGGTGCTTCTGCTGGACGAACCCACCGCCGGGCTGGACGCCGATGGCGTCATTCGCCTCATGGCGGTCCTGGACGGCCTTGCCGCGCAGGGAATGACGCTGGTCTTATCCACCCACGACGTCGACCTCGCCTATGCCTGGGCGGACGACATCGCGATCCTGTTCGAGGGCAGGACGCTGATCCAGGGAACGGCGCCCGACGTGCTGGGAGACGCCGAGGCGCTCGCCCGGGCGCGGCTGCGGCCACCCCTGCTGCTGGAACTGGCGAGGGCGATGAAGCTGCCCCGGCCATGGCCCCGGACACGGGAGGCCATGCTTGGATCCTGTGCCGGCGGGTGAGCCGCCCGCCTTGAATCTCGTCCGGGCATGACAACTTCTCACCCCATGAGCGATATTTCCCAGAAGTCCCGCCGGTTGCCGGCCTGCCCGATCTGCGGGCGGCCAGCCGATCCACAGTATAAGCCGTTCTGCACGTCCCGGTGCGCCGACGTGGACCTGAACCGTTGGTTGGGCGGGGTCTATCGCGTCGAGGCCAACGACCCGGAAGCGGAGATCGAGACCGACTTCGACGCCGATCCGGAAAGGCTCCACTGACGGGTTCGGCCGCGGCTTCGCCGGCGCCGGGCCGGAGTTCCTGGAGACGGCGCCCGGTGCTCCCGCTGTGACGACGGGCGTCAGCCGCGTGCGATCGAAATGCGGGGAGGCGCCAGGAAGCCGTCGAGCGCCAGGGCGATGCCGCCCATCGGGACGGCGTCCTCGCCCAGCGGCGAGATGCGCACGCTGACGCCGGCCGCCGCCGGACCGAGCGCGTGCTCGGAGATCGCTCGCTCCAGGCTGGGCACGATATGGGCGCCGACGACCGCCAGGTTGCCGCCGAGCACGATCAGCCCCGGATTGAGGATGTTCACGATGTTGGACAGAGCGAAGCCCAGGAGGTGGCCGGCTTCTTCCAGCAATGCCCGGACTTCCTCCCGTCCGGCCGCCGCCAGGTCGGCGACGGCGCGGATGTCGGCGGCGTCGATGCCCCGTTCCGCCAGGGTGCGCAGGATCGCGGCTTCCGACACATAGGTCTCCAGGCAACCACGCCGGCCGCAGCCGCATGGCCGGCCCTCCGGCGAAACCTTGGTATGTCCGATTTCTCCGGCGAAGCCGCCCGAACCGCGGTAGACGCGGCCGCCCAGCACCAGCGCGCCGCCGACGCCGGAATCACCGGTGAGGTAAACGTAATCGTCCGTCTTGCGGCAAAGGCCGAACAGCCGTTCGGCGATGGCCGCGGCCTTGGTGTCGTTATCGACCTCGACCGGGCAGTGGAAGATCTCCTCCAGCATGGCGCGGATCGGCACGTCCCGCCAGCCGAGGTTGGGCGCCAGCACCAGGTTTCCGTCCCGGTCCATCAGCCCGGGTATGCCGGCGCCCAGTGCCCGGACCGATGACCAGGTTTCGCCGATCTCCGCGATTTCCCGGTCCACCGCCTCGCGCAGGGTGACCAGCGCCGCCTTCATGTCCAGGCTGCCCGGAAGCTGGCAGTGGCCGAGCACCTCGCCGGCGAGGGTGGTGGTGACGACCCGGATCGTGGCCGGCTCCAGCCGGACGCCGACCAGTACGCCGGCGCTACGGGGGATCGACAGCGCGGTCTCCGGCCGGCCGACCCGGCGCGCCTTGCTTTGTTCCGAGCGCTCGACGAGCCGCAGGTCCTGCAACTGGGCGACGACGGTCGATACCGTCGCCTTGTCCAGGCCGGTGAGCTTTCCGAGATCCCGCTGCGAGCTTTCCGGATGCTCCCGCAGGGCGTGAAAGACGCGCGCCAGATTGATCTGGCGAATCAGTGCCGAGTTCACCCGGGCTGACACGGCGATGTTCTCCTCGCCTGCTTGACCATGCCTAAACTCTAGGCTACGCTTATTTTTGTTCGATGGTCTATCTAATTTGAGACCGAGCGCAAACAAGACGCCGCCCCATCGAACGGGAGGGAGGAACGTCAGTGCCGCGCATAGAGCCGCGCCAGCAGAGCCATTCCCGCACCATTCCCTCCCCGCGTCCGTTTCTGATATGGCGGCACGGCGCCAAGCGGTCACGCTTCGCGGACAGTCCGCTCCATCCCCGGGAGGACCCGACCAGATGAAGACGATCAAGGGACCGGCAATCTTTCTCGCCCAGTTCGCGGGAGACTCCGAACCGTTCAATACCCTCGAGGGCATGGCCGGCTGGGCGGCGCAGCATGGTTTCAAGGGCGTGCAGATCCCGTCCTGGGACGTTCGCCTGTTCGACCTCGCCAAGGCGGCGGAGAGCAAAGCCTATTGCGACGAGGTCAAGGGCATCCTGAACGAGGCGGGCGTCGAGCTGACCGAGCTGTCGACCCACCTCCAGGGCCAGCTGGTCGCCGTCCATCCCGCCTACGATCTGGCGTTCGACGGCTTCGCGGCCCCGGAAGTTCGCGGCAATCCCGCGGCGCGCCAGCAGTGGGCGGTCGAGCAGCTCCAGCTTGCGGCGAAAGCATCGCAAAATCTGGGGTTGACGGCACACGCCACGTTCTCCGGCGCGCTCGCCTGGCCCTATCTCTACCCCTGGCCGCAAAGGCCGGCGGGACTGGTCGAGACCGCGTTCGACGAACTGGCGAAGCGCTGGCTGCCGATCCTCAACGAGTTCGACCGGGCGGGCGTCGATCTCTGCTACGAGATCCATCCGGGCGAGGATCTGCACGACGGCGTGACGTTCGAGATGTTCCTGGAGAGGGTCGGCGGCCATCCCCGGTGCAACATCCTGTACGACCCCAGCCACTTCGTGCTCCAGCAGCTCGATTATCTCGGCTACATCGACGTCTACCACGAGCGTATCCGGATGTTCCACGCCAAGGACGCCGAGTTCAACCCGTCGCCGCGCCAGGGTGTCTATGGCGGCTTCCAGGCCTGGATCGACCGCGCCGGGCGGTTCCGCTCGCTGGGGGATGGGCAGGTCGATTTCACCGGCATCTTCTCCAAGCTGACCCAGTACGGGTTCGACGGCTGGGCCGTGCTGGAGTGGGAATGCTGCATGAAGCATCCGGAGCAG contains:
- a CDS encoding energy-coupling factor ABC transporter permease translates to MEGYLPPLHAAAWMVAAAPFVVAGVRRIRRVVDDHPETKLLLAASGAFAFVLSALKIPSVTGSCSHPTGVGLGAVLFGPNAMAVLGTIVLMFQALLLAHGGLTTLGANVFSMAVVGPWVAYGVWRLAAGLGRSFAVFLAAALGNLATYCTTSVQLALAFPDPLTGFGGALVKFLSIFAITQVPLAVVEGILTVVVVNLLVQYSRDELSALAFGTKVMGAK
- a CDS encoding energy-coupling factor ABC transporter substrate-binding protein, with translation MRGRNAILLLVAAAIVVLPLLVVGNAEFSGADGQAQDLIDRAGYQPWFEPLWEPPSGEIESLLFSLQAALGAGLLGYYVGLRRGRREGGPDDRRTELHAGD
- the cbiQ gene encoding cobalt ECF transporter T component CbiQ, which encodes MLAIDRHAWTNRWHDLHPLEKLLPALGMLLVTLVLPPWPTAPLSIAAMLALTILGAGVPVGAVLGTLAIPLGFLLTGAPVLALAVDVSDGLHVGLAPGGLEAAAAVTLRSLAATSCLVFLILTTPVADLMPLLGRLGVPRLVRDLILLTYRLIFVFLDCAATGRQAQVGRLGYDGPRRSLRSAGWLAGSLFQRSLARGRRLEIGMAARGLGGDLPQPADDRALSAWRLLAGAALPLGIASAALLVRRGG
- a CDS encoding energy-coupling factor ABC transporter ATP-binding protein, coding for MMLEAQALRYDYAGGIEALRGLDLAVGRGRRLALLGPNGCGKTTLFLHLNGTLKPRGGRVMRDGSPAGYDRRALRDWRNRVALVLQDPDDQIFAATVARDVAFGPLNLDLPEAEVRRRVTAALADLGIGDLADRPTHMLSFGQKRRVAIAGALAMRPEVLLLDEPTAGLDADGVIRLMAVLDGLAAQGMTLVLSTHDVDLAYAWADDIAILFEGRTLIQGTAPDVLGDAEALARARLRPPLLLELARAMKLPRPWPRTREAMLGSCAGG
- a CDS encoding DNA gyrase inhibitor YacG, with amino-acid sequence MSDISQKSRRLPACPICGRPADPQYKPFCTSRCADVDLNRWLGGVYRVEANDPEAEIETDFDADPERLH
- a CDS encoding ROK family transcriptional regulator, whose translation is MSARVNSALIRQINLARVFHALREHPESSQRDLGKLTGLDKATVSTVVAQLQDLRLVERSEQSKARRVGRPETALSIPRSAGVLVGVRLEPATIRVVTTTLAGEVLGHCQLPGSLDMKAALVTLREAVDREIAEIGETWSSVRALGAGIPGLMDRDGNLVLAPNLGWRDVPIRAMLEEIFHCPVEVDNDTKAAAIAERLFGLCRKTDDYVYLTGDSGVGGALVLGGRVYRGSGGFAGEIGHTKVSPEGRPCGCGRRGCLETYVSEAAILRTLAERGIDAADIRAVADLAAAGREEVRALLEEAGHLLGFALSNIVNILNPGLIVLGGNLAVVGAHIVPSLERAISEHALGPAAAGVSVRISPLGEDAVPMGGIALALDGFLAPPRISIARG
- a CDS encoding sugar phosphate isomerase/epimerase family protein, coding for MKTIKGPAIFLAQFAGDSEPFNTLEGMAGWAAQHGFKGVQIPSWDVRLFDLAKAAESKAYCDEVKGILNEAGVELTELSTHLQGQLVAVHPAYDLAFDGFAAPEVRGNPAARQQWAVEQLQLAAKASQNLGLTAHATFSGALAWPYLYPWPQRPAGLVETAFDELAKRWLPILNEFDRAGVDLCYEIHPGEDLHDGVTFEMFLERVGGHPRCNILYDPSHFVLQQLDYLGYIDVYHERIRMFHAKDAEFNPSPRQGVYGGFQAWIDRAGRFRSLGDGQVDFTGIFSKLTQYGFDGWAVLEWECCMKHPEQGAAEGAAFIEAHIIEVTERAFDDFAEAGTDDAANRSMLGLDRAGGQP